The nucleotide window GTGTGAGGGGCTGGGCCGCTCGGGCCGACCTGACCGCGTCCGGGCTCGACCCTGTGGGCCGGTATCGGATCGTCCTCGTCCTCAGACGCGGGACGAGCCGGTTCGTGCCGTCGCCGCCGCCGGGGACAGGGCTCCCAGCCGTCCCCGGCCGGTGGGAACCAGCTTCGAAAGGCGGTGCGGCAGCGAGCCGTACCAGGCGAACGACAGTGCGTAACCGAAGCTCAGGCAGGCGATGCCGCCCACCGCGTCGAGCCAGAAGTGGTTGGCCGTCGCGACGATCACGACCAGGGTGGCCGTCGGGTAGAGCAGCCCCAGGATGCGCCCCCAGGGTGCCGAGGCCAGCGCGAAAATGGTCAGACCGCACCACAGCGACCAGCCGATGTGCATCGACGGCATCGCCGCGTACTGGTTCGACATGTTCTTGAAGTCGCCCGAAGCCATCGAGCCCCAGGTCTGGTGCAGCAGCACGGTGTCGATGAAGTTCCCGCCGTTCATCAGGCGGGGCGGTGCGAGCGGATACAGGTAGTAACCGAGCAGAGCCACACCCGTGGTCGCGAAGAGGACCAGTCTGGTCGCGGAGTAGCGGCC belongs to Streptomyces finlayi and includes:
- a CDS encoding phosphatase PAP2 family protein translates to MGESQVKTQEGRTTAAAAPMAAEAAPEPKPSGASARFRSLRSPRRPRLWFEILLIAVSYWLYSLVRNSVPEQRAAALRNADWIWSAEKAMGLAFEETVNRGVNSVTWLIVSMNYYYATLHFIVTIGVLVWLFRRHPGRYSATRLVLFATTGVALLGYYLYPLAPPRLMNGGNFIDTVLLHQTWGSMASGDFKNMSNQYAAMPSMHIGWSLWCGLTIFALASAPWGRILGLLYPTATLVVIVATANHFWLDAVGGIACLSFGYALSFAWYGSLPHRLSKLVPTGRGRLGALSPAAATARTGSSRV